A genomic region of Nostoc sp. UHCC 0702 contains the following coding sequences:
- the cas5d gene encoding type I-D CRISPR-associated protein Cas5/Csc1, with protein MALYHCTLTLHDNVFFATREMGILYETEKYLHNWGLSFAFFAIHYIPQPYRLQGELAQKPTYLDASAEQNLLHLNKAGIYVFPAQPINWSYQINTFKAAQVGYYGKSKQFGDKGAEKNYPINYGRAKELAVGSQYRTYIIAPETINIPRWIRLGKWASKIKIEAVKIPEQIMQTKSGDYTCLHPLNPLDLPSSTRILLYNRIVMPPVSLVSQAQLSGEYLVTKKDDFQDYKSTLTAQQYQLLPEEIYLPTGIFYGAGNVVTTA; from the coding sequence ATGGCACTATATCACTGCACCTTAACGCTACATGATAATGTTTTTTTCGCCACACGGGAGATGGGAATTCTTTATGAAACTGAAAAATATTTACATAATTGGGGATTAAGTTTTGCATTTTTTGCAATTCATTATATTCCCCAACCATATCGACTGCAAGGTGAACTTGCACAAAAACCGACATATTTAGATGCAAGTGCTGAACAAAATCTTCTCCATCTGAATAAGGCGGGAATTTATGTATTTCCTGCTCAACCGATTAATTGGTCATATCAAATTAATACCTTTAAAGCTGCTCAAGTAGGCTATTATGGTAAATCAAAACAGTTTGGAGATAAAGGCGCAGAGAAAAATTACCCAATTAATTACGGACGGGCTAAAGAATTAGCTGTTGGTAGCCAATATCGCACTTATATAATTGCTCCAGAAACTATCAACATACCGCGTTGGATACGTTTGGGAAAGTGGGCGTCAAAAATTAAAATAGAAGCAGTCAAAATCCCAGAGCAAATCATGCAAACTAAATCTGGTGACTACACCTGTTTGCATCCTTTAAACCCATTAGATTTACCAAGTAGTACTCGAATATTACTTTATAACCGGATTGTTATGCCTCCTGTTAGCTTAGTCAGTCAGGCACAGCTAAGCGGTGAATATTTAGTGACTAAAAAAGATGATTTCCAGGACTACAAGTCAACATTAACAGCACAGCAATATCAACTGTTACCAGAAGAAATTTATTTACCAACAGGAATATTTTATGGAGCAGGAAATGTCGTTACAACAGCATAA
- the cas3 gene encoding type I-D CRISPR-associated helicase Cas3' translates to MKLFLQPLYSQLNPGVENCPLGCTSECIVTQKAPNLQPPPGCVCPLSSHQTQTYEEIIHGDADIICNQAATGDGKTLGANLPGLINPEFRIMGLYPTIELVEDQAEQQYKYNALFGLDASQRVDRLYGAELSRRVKQEIKSNKFQELLLAIQQKPVLLTNPDIFHYIIHHQYRDPAYGSDLLPLVLAEWPDLWVFDEFHIFGSHQETAALNSLAFIRRSQESQSRPRRFLFTSATPKADFIEQLRKAGFKVAAVKGVYANEEKFGYRPILQAVELEFVELAKDADTQTWLKDMIPTIQEILNAESKARGLIIVNSVAKAGQVTRLLNDLLPGVEVKEVSGRIDRQQRLQVQSKLKDAEQPVLVVGTSAVDVGVDFKIHLLIFESSDWATVMQRLGRLGRHAGFNTYKAFILIPGHTPWVMARLQEKLSPNQTVTRDSLADAIACAFDPPKEFEKYRQRWGALQAQGMFWRMTQENAKVSKMVRDRMSEDLQRVYSQDFESARKQWFAMQNNPIGKATQKELLSFRGGSMLQAAVWDGNNFYTYDLLRLLPYARVEIIDRETFLNTANNSGRGEEEFPDDFINVYLRIQQWVDKRIDNISLKCNRPSSELQFGELYLLDKLSLIGHPQSEVISCLQRKTLLTFLVPVNKNKLSSHWEVSRTLNLSPLFGLYRLVDGSEQAYACAFNQDALLLEALKWRLTKFTSTRFESSIF, encoded by the coding sequence GTGAAGCTTTTTTTACAACCTCTTTACTCTCAACTCAACCCAGGAGTTGAGAACTGTCCCCTTGGGTGTACCTCTGAATGTATTGTCACTCAAAAGGCTCCCAATCTGCAACCACCGCCCGGATGTGTCTGTCCTCTATCATCGCACCAAACTCAGACTTATGAAGAAATTATACATGGAGATGCAGATATTATTTGCAATCAAGCTGCAACTGGTGATGGTAAGACGTTGGGTGCAAACTTACCAGGGCTAATTAATCCTGAATTTCGGATTATGGGATTGTATCCCACAATTGAACTGGTGGAAGACCAAGCCGAACAGCAATACAAATATAATGCGCTGTTTGGTTTGGATGCTTCTCAACGAGTAGACCGTTTATACGGTGCGGAATTAAGCAGACGGGTTAAGCAAGAAATTAAAAGTAACAAGTTTCAAGAACTGCTGCTAGCGATTCAACAAAAGCCTGTTTTGCTGACCAACCCCGATATTTTTCATTACATTATTCACCATCAATATCGTGACCCTGCTTATGGTAGCGATTTACTACCGTTGGTATTAGCCGAATGGCCTGATTTGTGGGTGTTTGATGAATTTCATATTTTTGGAAGTCATCAAGAAACTGCTGCTTTAAATAGTTTGGCTTTCATTCGTCGCAGCCAAGAAAGTCAATCTCGTCCGAGACGGTTTTTGTTTACTTCAGCAACACCAAAAGCTGATTTTATTGAACAATTACGCAAAGCTGGTTTTAAGGTTGCTGCGGTTAAAGGAGTTTATGCAAATGAGGAAAAGTTCGGATACCGACCAATTCTACAAGCTGTGGAATTAGAGTTTGTGGAATTAGCAAAAGATGCGGACACACAGACATGGTTAAAAGATATGATTCCGACCATTCAGGAAATTCTGAATGCAGAGTCAAAAGCCAGGGGATTGATTATTGTCAATTCGGTGGCGAAAGCTGGTCAGGTGACTCGTTTGCTAAATGATTTATTACCAGGAGTTGAAGTTAAAGAAGTTAGCGGACGCATTGACCGTCAGCAAAGATTGCAGGTGCAAAGTAAGTTGAAAGATGCTGAACAGCCTGTTTTAGTTGTGGGTACTTCTGCGGTTGATGTGGGTGTGGATTTTAAGATTCACCTGTTGATTTTTGAAAGTAGTGACTGGGCGACGGTGATGCAGCGTTTAGGACGTTTGGGTAGACATGCTGGTTTTAATACTTATAAAGCATTTATTTTGATTCCTGGTCATACTCCTTGGGTGATGGCTAGATTACAAGAAAAACTGAGTCCTAATCAAACAGTGACGCGGGATAGTTTAGCAGATGCGATCGCTTGTGCATTTGACCCACCGAAGGAGTTTGAAAAATATCGTCAGCGTTGGGGTGCATTACAAGCACAGGGAATGTTTTGGCGGATGACTCAAGAGAATGCGAAAGTTAGTAAGATGGTGCGCGATCGCATGAGTGAAGATTTACAGCGTGTATATTCCCAAGATTTTGAATCCGCACGCAAACAGTGGTTTGCAATGCAAAATAATCCTATTGGTAAAGCCACTCAAAAAGAACTTTTAAGCTTTCGGGGAGGTTCAATGCTGCAAGCGGCGGTTTGGGATGGCAATAATTTTTATACTTATGACTTGCTGCGACTGTTACCTTATGCGCGAGTGGAAATTATTGACCGCGAAACGTTTTTAAATACAGCTAATAACTCAGGACGAGGTGAAGAAGAATTTCCTGATGATTTTATCAATGTTTATCTTCGCATTCAGCAATGGGTTGATAAACGTATCGATAATATTAGTTTAAAATGCAACCGTCCAAGTAGTGAATTACAATTTGGTGAACTTTATTTGCTAGATAAATTAAGCTTGATTGGACATCCACAATCTGAAGTGATTAGTTGTTTACAGCGAAAAACATTACTTACTTTTTTAGTGCCAGTTAACAAAAATAAATTGAGTAGTCATTGGGAAGTTAGCCGTACCCTTAATCTCAGTCCGTTGTTTGGTTTATACCGTTTAGTTGATGGAAGTGAACAAGCTTATGCCTGTGCATTTAATCAGGATGCTTTACTTTTAGAGGCTTTAAAGTGGCGTTTGACGAAGTTTACTAGTACGCGATTTGAATCTTCTATTTTTTGA
- a CDS encoding transposase produces the protein MLTNYVYKLRPNITQSAKMSNWVDMLRSHYNWCLNDRLTQYAQQFIMGEYCDIRTKSEACPLTCFVSKNGATGEPWKDSKTDKDGKLRNPRRNAGMIQDAALPELKKARPWYGGIDSTALQQNIKRLDAAYQNFFDGRGFPKFKNRSNFTSFTMTMGIKVQKNKIYLPKLGWMRFYNSRPIPDGFTIKAATIRKRQDGWYVSLRIEDKSIPDYIARPLTEVKSILGCDLGLTKLVHLSDHHQIDNPRFATNKKNQRALKIRQRRVNRKAKGSYNRKKADRKVGRLHKKITDKRQAYQWKVANKIVSRNVDAIAIEDLNVTGMMRRCKVKIDSSTGRFLSNGQSRKKALNRSIADASWSDLTLKIEYLAAKQGKVVVKVNPKHSSQECRKCGHVDKSNRDGEKFICVKCGHLDHADIGAAKTIRDRAFDMVRGDSAKPKRPKQRKETSTRSMSKRVEPGNLCKQDIKIAMS, from the coding sequence TTGCTAACAAACTATGTATACAAACTCAGACCAAATATCACACAATCAGCAAAAATGAGCAATTGGGTAGATATGTTGAGAAGCCACTATAACTGGTGTTTAAACGACCGTCTAACCCAATATGCACAACAATTTATCATGGGTGAGTATTGTGATATCAGAACTAAGTCTGAAGCTTGCCCATTGACTTGTTTTGTTAGCAAGAATGGTGCAACTGGTGAACCTTGGAAAGATAGCAAAACAGATAAAGACGGAAAATTAAGAAACCCACGACGTAATGCTGGAATGATTCAAGATGCAGCACTACCAGAGCTAAAGAAAGCTAGACCTTGGTATGGTGGTATAGATTCAACAGCATTGCAGCAAAATATTAAACGTCTTGATGCTGCGTATCAAAACTTTTTTGATGGTCGTGGATTTCCTAAGTTTAAAAATCGTTCTAATTTCACATCATTCACCATGACGATGGGTATTAAGGTACAGAAAAATAAAATCTATCTACCCAAATTAGGATGGATGAGGTTTTATAATTCTCGACCAATACCCGATGGATTCACAATTAAAGCGGCAACAATACGTAAGCGTCAGGACGGTTGGTATGTGTCGCTAAGAATTGAAGACAAATCAATACCAGACTATATTGCTAGACCATTAACTGAGGTTAAATCAATCCTTGGCTGTGATTTAGGTTTAACTAAGCTGGTACATCTTTCTGATCATCATCAGATTGATAATCCAAGATTTGCAACCAACAAGAAAAATCAACGCGCCTTAAAAATACGTCAACGGCGTGTTAATCGTAAAGCTAAAGGTAGTTATAACCGTAAAAAAGCAGACAGAAAAGTAGGCAGACTACATAAAAAAATCACTGATAAACGTCAAGCATATCAGTGGAAAGTTGCTAATAAAATTGTTTCTAGAAATGTTGATGCCATTGCTATTGAGGATTTAAATGTCACCGGCATGATGAGACGTTGCAAAGTCAAAATAGACTCATCAACTGGTAGATTTTTAAGCAATGGACAATCTAGAAAGAAAGCTTTAAATAGGTCTATCGCTGATGCAAGTTGGAGTGATTTAACTTTAAAAATTGAGTATCTTGCTGCAAAACAAGGAAAGGTTGTGGTTAAAGTTAATCCAAAGCACTCTAGCCAAGAATGCCGTAAATGTGGTCATGTCGATAAATCAAACAGAGATGGTGAGAAATTCATCTGTGTTAAATGTGGGCATCTTGATCACGCAGATATTGGAGCGGCTAAAACCATCAGAGATAGAGCTTTTGATATGGTACGTGGGGACTCTGCGAAACCTAAACGCCCGAAACAACGTAAGGAGACATCAACACGCTCTATGAGCAAACGTGTTGAGCCTGGGAACCTGTGCAAACAGGATATTAAGATAGCAATGTCTTAA
- the cas7d gene encoding type I-D CRISPR-associated protein Cas7/Csc2, with amino-acid sequence MSILATLKPQFQSAFPRLASGKYIHFILLRHSQSFPVFQTDGILNTARIQAGLGITDESKKQISRLVMFKRKQTTPERLAGRELLRGLNLTTADEANKDKNCEYNGEKSCKKCPDCIIYGFAIGDSGSERSKVYSDSAFSLSAYEQSHRSFTFNAPFEGGTMSEAGEMRSSINELDHVIPEVTFPTVETLRDSTYEGFIYVLGNLLRTKRYGAQESRTGTMKNYIAGIAFCDGEIFSNLHYTQALYDALKGDVDTPISDILQKVETVANDLLNDEPVRKTKLLFGSELEELLDEVSTLYQDEASLVETITTLYGQTKAYAESFGALKKKGKSNS; translated from the coding sequence ATGAGTATTCTCGCAACCTTAAAACCCCAATTTCAATCTGCATTCCCCCGCTTGGCATCTGGAAAGTATATCCACTTTATTCTATTGCGTCACAGTCAATCATTTCCAGTGTTCCAAACTGATGGAATCCTCAACACTGCACGGATACAAGCCGGTTTAGGAATCACAGATGAAAGCAAAAAACAAATCAGCCGTTTAGTAATGTTCAAACGCAAACAAACTACTCCGGAACGATTAGCAGGACGCGAATTACTTCGTGGTTTAAACCTCACTACCGCAGACGAAGCTAATAAAGATAAAAACTGTGAATATAACGGCGAAAAATCCTGCAAAAAATGCCCTGATTGTATTATCTATGGTTTTGCAATTGGAGATAGTGGATCAGAACGTTCCAAAGTATACTCAGACTCGGCTTTTTCTCTGAGTGCTTATGAACAGTCGCACCGCAGCTTTACCTTCAATGCGCCTTTTGAAGGGGGAACTATGAGTGAAGCAGGAGAAATGCGTAGCAGTATCAATGAATTAGATCATGTTATTCCAGAAGTGACATTTCCCACAGTGGAAACCTTGCGTGACTCAACCTATGAAGGTTTTATTTACGTTCTAGGCAATTTGCTACGTACTAAGCGTTATGGCGCACAAGAATCACGCACTGGAACGATGAAAAACTATATCGCAGGAATTGCATTCTGTGATGGTGAAATCTTTAGCAACTTACATTATACTCAGGCACTCTATGATGCCTTAAAAGGTGATGTTGATACTCCTATTAGCGACATTTTACAAAAAGTAGAAACGGTGGCAAATGATTTATTGAATGATGAACCTGTACGTAAGACAAAGCTACTTTTTGGTTCTGAATTAGAAGAACTGCTGGATGAAGTCAGCACACTGTATCAAGATGAAGCCAGTTTAGTGGAAACTATAACTACACTCTATGGACAAACTAAAGCCTATGCAGAATCCTTTGGTGCGTTGAAAAAGAAAGGTAAAAGTAATTCGTAA
- a CDS encoding WYL domain-containing protein codes for MPSKDYNQIAFALEILRLLAQKPRRSQELVDLLSIFLEQHGKSDDNADIKQKVTRTIRKLRDCGIEIKSAPHHPYELVESNFPLLLSTQQREALATAVYFLADMGFSAQASQIQRIGNLTESDIPASIKLDFSPPVDYSENKVDIIVRQLQERFEQQSRYTIRYESKPGEGRIWDIDRSELRLHDGLLYLFAFIPDWRSWRFDYWHNIDQNHIFRLDKITSVGAASDTRWVSCDFPTLKVRYRMSGQLANYKPRRKDEVVIHSDPEGKFREIEATIDYWFWFRQRILKYGSNAEILSPQKLVDEIKKEYKKIWEQFSAKENIKNQS; via the coding sequence ATGCCAAGCAAAGATTACAACCAAATCGCCTTTGCACTAGAAATCCTTAGACTTCTAGCCCAAAAGCCACGGCGAAGCCAAGAATTAGTAGATTTACTCTCAATCTTTCTTGAACAGCATGGTAAATCTGACGATAATGCTGATATCAAGCAAAAAGTTACCCGCACGATTCGCAAACTTAGAGACTGTGGTATCGAAATTAAAAGCGCACCACACCATCCCTACGAATTAGTTGAGTCAAATTTTCCCCTGCTTCTGTCAACCCAACAGCGAGAAGCCCTCGCAACAGCCGTATATTTCTTGGCTGATATGGGTTTTTCCGCGCAAGCAAGCCAAATTCAACGCATTGGTAACTTAACAGAATCCGACATTCCAGCGTCTATTAAACTTGATTTTAGTCCTCCCGTTGACTATAGCGAGAATAAAGTAGATATCATCGTTCGCCAACTCCAAGAACGCTTTGAACAACAAAGCCGCTACACTATTCGCTATGAAAGCAAACCAGGAGAAGGACGCATCTGGGATATTGACCGTTCGGAACTACGACTACACGACGGTCTTCTCTACCTATTTGCATTTATCCCTGACTGGCGTTCTTGGCGGTTTGACTATTGGCACAACATTGACCAAAATCATATCTTTCGCCTCGATAAAATTACTAGCGTTGGTGCTGCATCCGATACTCGTTGGGTATCCTGCGACTTTCCCACATTGAAAGTACGATATCGCATGAGCGGACAACTAGCCAACTACAAGCCTCGACGTAAGGATGAAGTTGTTATTCACAGCGACCCTGAAGGAAAATTTCGTGAGATCGAAGCCACCATAGATTACTGGTTTTGGTTTCGCCAGCGCATCTTAAAATATGGGTCAAATGCTGAAATTTTAAGTCCACAAAAGTTGGTTGATGAAATTAAAAAAGAATACAAGAAGATATGGGAACAATTTTCAGCAAAAGAAAACATTAAAAATCAGAGTTAA
- the cas10d gene encoding type I-D CRISPR-associated protein Cas10d/Csc3, whose product MSSLLQRLLIETLPEDTDPILRLYIEKLLPSLEQEFASISALGGSYEAHYKMLSQLGDRYTQEKAQRWSSRADQNLLVHVLNGLLTAWNISKYLPQPLSEIEKYLLCLGLTLHDYNKYCNGQGEETPKNWQVEEILNVCRDLGEKLQFHLFWSEWQEYLTEIAYLAQNTQNKVSTNIYPANWPVPKIKDRRRLEIPLRRLLAFGDIAVHFSDPADIDTQTGGQRLREQLRYLNINKSLVYHRLRDSIGILSNGIHNATILFAKPLNWEPILFFAQGVIYLAPTDIQTPDINEIQEFIWSQISGVLGSKMLGGDIGFKRDGKGLKVAPQTLELFSPAELIPKLPRVIEVKVANIKDPATPKRLDKLSLTETEREFLNKGADIRADRIAEFIFLTQKEFFPDSPEYINWMLNKLGVQDKISPEQTQVQAGGVNYGWYHAAAYYVANHATFKPEDILERIEIWAEELATWASENNLLPSHSSPIREIFYGYLTQYLEVKGWESNHPSFAAEFTVYADAKTKIAKQPICSLSSGEIASEDQMDSVVLFKPQQYSNKNALGGRQIKRGISKIYALEMLLRQAFWAVPAGKLEEQQPVFLYIFPAYVYSPQTAVAVKLLVNNMKQINLWDVRKQWLEKDMDINALQSVAWLNDEATAGRFKDNKYNKEDLPFMAMNYTTTRGKTLADAWVKPSFLALSISILLGVKVIATSSSVPIYNSDRDFNESVILDAPAAFWNLLGLSNSLRIQDFENAMQRLLFAYSLHLDTRSSPPDAKWRDLIKTVREVTTNVLNIFCLATEGLRRDQRDIPSQEEVKRYWRYAQLWVKQDSSVKNQGTYIMKLIEKLVQQYRVFYQANLGESSHTILLPISKALEIILSVPQQIDVDDLILQASGQIKDALERQEVYKRPLIMDKTTDKATREERELTAIHTFITTCVRELFIELYKGDRALLQENRNRIKSGAEFAYRWLALQEKSAKAS is encoded by the coding sequence ATGTCTAGTTTACTTCAAAGACTATTAATTGAAACTCTCCCAGAAGATACAGACCCGATTTTGCGTTTGTATATTGAGAAGTTACTACCATCTCTAGAGCAAGAATTTGCTTCAATTTCAGCTTTGGGTGGTTCTTATGAGGCACATTATAAAATGTTATCTCAGCTTGGCGATCGCTATACTCAAGAAAAAGCACAAAGATGGTCAAGCCGTGCTGACCAAAATTTACTAGTTCACGTTCTTAATGGCTTATTAACAGCTTGGAATATTAGTAAATACTTACCTCAACCTTTATCAGAAATTGAAAAATATTTACTTTGTTTAGGTTTAACGCTGCACGATTACAACAAGTATTGTAATGGACAAGGAGAAGAGACACCAAAAAATTGGCAAGTCGAAGAAATTCTTAATGTATGTCGTGATTTAGGGGAAAAGTTACAATTTCATTTATTTTGGTCAGAATGGCAAGAATATTTAACTGAAATTGCTTATTTAGCACAAAATACCCAGAACAAAGTCAGCACAAATATTTATCCAGCTAATTGGCCTGTCCCTAAAATTAAAGACCGTCGCCGTCTAGAAATTCCCCTGCGTCGTCTGCTTGCTTTTGGTGATATTGCAGTACATTTTAGTGACCCAGCAGATATTGATACTCAAACTGGAGGACAAAGGCTGCGTGAACAACTGCGCTATCTAAATATTAATAAAAGTTTGGTTTATCATCGCCTAAGAGATAGCATCGGTATTCTGAGTAATGGCATTCATAACGCCACAATTCTGTTTGCAAAACCACTTAATTGGGAGCCAATTTTATTTTTTGCTCAAGGTGTAATTTATTTAGCACCAACAGATATCCAAACTCCAGATATTAACGAAATCCAAGAATTTATTTGGAGTCAAATTAGTGGAGTTTTGGGAAGTAAAATGTTGGGTGGGGATATTGGATTTAAGCGAGATGGGAAGGGCTTAAAAGTTGCGCCCCAAACTTTAGAATTATTTTCTCCAGCCGAATTGATTCCCAAACTACCACGAGTGATTGAGGTAAAAGTAGCTAATATTAAAGACCCTGCTACCCCGAAACGTTTGGATAAATTATCTTTAACTGAAACTGAACGTGAATTTTTGAATAAAGGTGCAGATATTCGTGCAGATAGAATTGCTGAATTTATTTTTCTGACTCAAAAAGAGTTTTTTCCTGATTCGCCAGAATACATCAATTGGATGCTGAATAAATTAGGAGTTCAAGACAAAATATCCCCTGAACAAACACAAGTACAAGCAGGAGGTGTCAATTATGGATGGTATCACGCAGCAGCATATTATGTTGCTAATCATGCAACTTTCAAGCCAGAAGATATTTTAGAACGTATTGAAATCTGGGCGGAAGAATTAGCAACTTGGGCAAGTGAAAATAATTTATTACCATCACACTCTAGCCCTATCCGCGAGATTTTCTACGGTTATTTAACTCAATATTTAGAAGTTAAAGGTTGGGAAAGTAATCATCCATCCTTTGCGGCAGAATTTACAGTTTATGCTGATGCCAAAACAAAGATAGCCAAACAACCTATTTGTTCGTTGAGTTCTGGTGAGATTGCATCCGAAGACCAGATGGATTCAGTGGTTTTATTTAAACCGCAGCAATATAGTAATAAAAATGCCCTTGGAGGTAGACAAATTAAACGCGGCATTTCCAAGATATATGCTTTGGAAATGTTATTACGACAAGCGTTTTGGGCAGTTCCAGCAGGAAAGTTAGAAGAACAGCAACCAGTATTTTTATATATTTTTCCTGCTTATGTATATTCCCCACAAACTGCGGTTGCAGTGAAATTATTAGTCAACAATATGAAACAAATAAATTTGTGGGATGTCCGCAAGCAGTGGTTAGAGAAGGACATGGATATTAATGCTTTACAATCAGTCGCTTGGTTAAATGATGAAGCTACAGCAGGGCGCTTTAAAGATAATAAATACAACAAAGAAGATTTGCCTTTTATGGCAATGAACTACACAACAACAAGAGGTAAAACACTCGCTGACGCGTGGGTAAAACCAAGTTTTTTGGCTTTATCAATTTCTATATTGCTAGGAGTCAAGGTCATAGCTACTAGTAGTTCAGTTCCAATTTATAACAGCGATCGCGATTTCAATGAATCTGTAATTCTCGATGCACCTGCTGCATTTTGGAACTTACTCGGCTTGTCTAATTCATTGCGGATTCAGGATTTTGAAAATGCAATGCAGCGACTTTTATTTGCCTACAGTCTTCATTTAGATACTCGTAGTTCTCCACCAGATGCCAAGTGGCGAGATTTGATTAAAACAGTCCGGGAGGTGACAACAAATGTACTCAATATTTTTTGTTTAGCAACAGAAGGATTACGACGTGATCAACGAGATATACCCAGCCAAGAAGAGGTTAAACGTTATTGGCGATATGCCCAACTCTGGGTAAAACAAGATAGTTCAGTAAAAAATCAAGGAACATACATCATGAAACTAATTGAAAAATTAGTCCAACAATACCGGGTCTTTTATCAAGCAAATTTAGGTGAATCTAGTCATACAATTTTACTGCCCATATCCAAAGCTTTGGAAATTATTTTATCAGTTCCTCAACAAATTGATGTGGATGATTTAATTTTGCAAGCTTCTGGACAAATTAAAGATGCTCTAGAACGTCAAGAAGTTTATAAACGTCCCTTAATAATGGATAAAACAACAGATAAAGCCACTAGAGAAGAACGAGAATTAACTGCAATTCATACGTTTATTACAACTTGTGTACGTGAATTATTTATTGAGCTTTATAAAGGCGATCGCGCTTTATTACAAGAGAATCGCAACCGGATTAAATCGGGTGCAGAATTCGCCTACCGTTGGTTAGCTTTGCAAGAAAAATCTGCGAAAGCATCCTAA
- the cas6 gene encoding CRISPR system precrRNA processing endoribonuclease RAMP protein Cas6, protein MEQEMSLQQHKSTTLHSIVVELAAADVGDIPPTLSRALHALVLKWFAVGNPSVAETIHASQNSPLTISRLLGNRRQGGVRIGDYFYFRIGLLDGSLVEPLMRGFEQSETQSLVLADFPFVLRNMYALPGTHQLAGAADYGLLSHPAQVFNDIELHFLSPTSFKQNQSVQTFPLPELVFNSLHRRWNIFAPQQYHLPNCEWNALVTAYDLKTYALKMEGGTEVGAQGWVRYRFNSPETARIATILANFAFFAGVGRKTAMGMGQTQLALGISLLQKPSKPKKSKGSPRNKLSGLKLLTDERQMLQVGEAAQRTGS, encoded by the coding sequence ATGGAGCAGGAAATGTCGTTACAACAGCATAAATCTACCACATTACATTCAATTGTTGTTGAATTGGCAGCTGCGGATGTGGGAGATATACCCCCTACTTTATCTCGTGCATTGCACGCTTTAGTACTTAAATGGTTTGCTGTTGGAAACCCATCTGTTGCCGAAACTATCCATGCTAGCCAAAATTCACCATTGACTATTTCCAGGTTATTGGGAAACCGCCGTCAGGGTGGGGTGCGTATTGGAGATTATTTTTATTTTCGCATTGGTTTATTGGATGGGAGTTTAGTTGAACCTTTAATGCGTGGGTTTGAACAGTCAGAAACTCAATCTTTAGTGTTAGCTGATTTTCCGTTTGTATTACGAAATATGTATGCACTACCGGGAACGCATCAATTAGCAGGTGCAGCTGATTATGGATTATTGTCACACCCGGCGCAAGTTTTCAATGATATCGAATTGCATTTTCTCTCACCTACTAGCTTCAAGCAAAATCAAAGTGTACAAACTTTTCCATTACCGGAATTGGTGTTTAACTCGCTGCATCGACGGTGGAATATTTTTGCACCTCAACAATATCATCTCCCAAATTGTGAATGGAATGCTTTGGTTACAGCCTACGACCTCAAAACCTACGCACTCAAGATGGAAGGAGGTACGGAAGTTGGGGCGCAGGGTTGGGTTCGTTACCGATTTAATAGCCCTGAAACGGCTCGAATTGCGACTATTTTGGCAAATTTTGCTTTTTTTGCTGGGGTAGGGCGTAAAACTGCTATGGGAATGGGACAGACACAACTTGCTTTGGGGATAAGCTTGCTGCAAAAGCCATCCAAACCGAAGAAGTCTAAAGGAAGTCCAAGAAATAAATTATCCGGGTTGAAGTTGTTGACTGATGAACGCCAGATGCTTCAAGTCGGCGAAGCCGCCCAACGCACTGGCTCCTGA
- the cas4 gene encoding CRISPR-associated protein Cas4: MNEQYYLPLAYLNAWEYCPRRFFLEYELGENAVNEHMIIGRHLHRNVDDEGKYVEGDKVIYRHQWVWCDRLLINGIIDAVEEKDNQLIPLEFKKGRMANHLNDHFQLCGAALCLEERMGDFIPYGEIFYYANRRRERVNFTPALRQATELAIESARAAIGKKMPPPIDHPKKCNDCSLQKICLPKEVKKLRLEV, translated from the coding sequence ATGAACGAACAATATTATCTTCCCTTGGCTTATCTCAATGCTTGGGAATATTGCCCCCGTCGTTTCTTTCTGGAGTACGAACTTGGGGAAAATGCGGTTAATGAACACATGATTATTGGTCGCCATTTGCACCGTAATGTTGATGATGAAGGTAAATATGTTGAAGGTGATAAGGTAATTTATCGGCATCAGTGGGTGTGGTGCGATCGCCTCCTCATCAACGGTATCATCGATGCAGTGGAAGAAAAAGACAACCAGCTAATCCCTCTGGAATTTAAGAAGGGACGCATGGCTAACCACCTCAACGATCATTTTCAACTCTGCGGTGCAGCTTTGTGTTTAGAAGAACGCATGGGAGACTTTATCCCCTACGGTGAAATTTTCTACTACGCTAATCGCCGCCGTGAACGTGTAAATTTTACACCCGCATTGCGACAAGCCACAGAACTAGCAATTGAATCGGCACGGGCTGCTATTGGTAAGAAAATGCCACCACCCATTGACCACCCAAAAAAGTGTAATGATTGCAGTTTGCAGAAAATTTGCTTACCAAAAGAAGTTAAAAAATTACGCCTTGAGGTCTAA